In one window of Plasmodium cynomolgi strain B DNA, chromosome 13, whole genome shotgun sequence DNA:
- a CDS encoding tRNA pseudouridine synthase (putative): protein MEEAAGKVNCQIEPERKEAVIDTSNWPLLLKNYDKLNVRSSHFTPLPMGNSPYSRNLEEYLKYGIINLDKPSNPSSHEVVSWIRKILRCEKTGHSGTLDPKVTGVLLVCLNRATRLVKSQQESGKEYVCVCKFHSKPKSLEEVKLVLNNFHGAIFQRPPLICAVKRQLRVRTIYDSKLLDYDDANNVCVFWVKCQAGTYIRTLCEHIGLLLGVGAHMQELRRVKSGNMTEYDNMCTLHDILDAQHVYDTTGDETYLRKIITPLEKLLINFPRIVIKDSAVNAICYGAKLTIPGVLRFDNNIDVNSEIVLMTTKGEAVALAIAQMTSSVIATVDHGVVSLTKRVIMDRDTYDVKWGYGTRSMEKKKLILAGLLDKYGKPNEKTPLSWIKSEGYVPKLVGDTAIYTLNNDDSNNNEVRENGKNVVGENNNPVGGSSSFNLSDGEMCPLSLNL from the exons atggaagaagcagcGGGGAAGGTGAACTGCCAAATCGAACCGGAGAGAAAAGAAGCAGTGATAGATACATCAAATTGGCCACTCCTGCTAAAGAACTATGACAAACTGAACGTCCGAAGTTCCCATTTCACGCCCCTACCAATGGGAAACTCTCCCTATTCGCGCAATTTAGAAGAGTATCTAAAATATGGGATCATCAACTTGGATAAACCCAGTAACCCCTCCTCGCATGAAGTAGTTTCTTGGATAAGAAAAATTCTAAGGTGTGAAAAAACAGGACACAGTGGTACCTTAGACCCAAAAGTAACGGGTGTGTTACTTGTATGTTTAAACAGAGCAACCAGGTTGGTCAAATCGCAACAGGAATCTGGAAAGGAATACGTATGCGTATGTAAATTTCATTCCAAGCCAAAAAGTCTTGAAGAAGTAAAGCTAGTGCTAAATAACTTCCATGGGGCTATTTTCCAAAGGCCTCCATTAATCTGTGCAGTGAAAAGACAATTAAGAGTGCGAACCATTTATGATTCGAAGTTGTTAGATTATGATGATGCTAATAATGTATGTGTATTTTGGGTCAAATGTCAAGCAGGAACTTACATAAGGACCTTATGTGAGCATATAGGTTTGCTACTAGGAGTAGGCGCTCACATGCAAGAATTGAGAAGAGTCAAATCGGGAAATATGACAGAGTACGACAATATGTGTACTCTACATGATATTCTGGATGCCCAGCATGTGTATGATACAACTGGGGATGAAACTTActtgagaaaaattattactcCGTTAGAGAAGCTTCTCATAAACTTCCCCAGGATAGTTATAAAGGACAGTGCAGTGAATGCCATATGTTATGGTGCTAAGTTGACCATCCCTGGAGTTTTAAGATTCGATAATAATATCGATGTAAACTCTGAAATTGTGTTAATGacaacaaaaggggaagcagttGCCTTGGCCATTGCTCAAATGACGTCAAGTGTTATTGCCACTGTTGATCATGGTGTTGTTTCTCTCACCAAAAGAGTTATTATGGATAGAGATACCTACGATGTGAAGTGGGGTTATGGTACTAGAtctatggaaaaaaaaaaattaatcctTGCTGGCCTTCTTGATAAGTACGGAAAGCCCAATGAAAAAACACCACTAAGTTGGATCAAAAGTGAAGGTTACGTTCCCAAACTGGTTGGCGACACGGCTATTTATACGCTCAACAACGATGACAGTAACAATAATGAGGTGCgagaaaatgggaagaatgTGGTGGGTGAAAATAATAACCCCGTTGGGGGAAGTTCCTCTTTCAATTTAAGCGACggagaaa TGTGCCCCCTTTCGCTGAACCTTTAA